TCAGGTCGAGGATCAGGAGCGTCCTGTTCAATGCCTTTGCGATGGCTTTGGCAGTTGTTGTCTTCCCGCAACCGGAACTACCATGCAGCAGCAGTTTATTATTGACAGGCAATCCGAACTTATGCAGTTCTTCTATGTGGAAGTGTTCTTTGATCAGCTGCTCAATTTTTGTTTTGTTGTCATGACTTAACAACACATCACTCAATGATACCTGCTCTCTGTCGTTTATAATAAAATCGGCGACGTTCATCTGTACTTACCTGTTTTATATATGATGGAGGTAGCAGACCAGCGATCTGCTGCCTTTGCGGATGTAAAATTAAAAAGGAAATGAGTATCCTGCCAGGGCCAAAAGGCATAAAAGCAGGTAGTCCAGCCTTTATTGATTAAAAGCCAGTCTGCTCTTCATTTCTTCCACTACATTATAGATGATCGGACAACGGCCATAATGGGAAAGTGTGGCGAAAAGCCTTCTGTTGAACTTTGGCATATGCAGACCCGGAAACTCCCTGCACTCTGAGAAACGCTGTTCGTAGATAGTACAGCAGTTATTCTTCAGAAAGTGGCATGGGATCGTATTCATGATCATCATGCTGTCATTGGAGCCGGTTTCGATGTACGCCCCCTTTACGTCGGCTTCCGTCCGGTCCAGGTGTGTGGCCAGCCG
The DNA window shown above is from Chitinophaga agri and carries:
- a CDS encoding YkgJ family cysteine cluster protein, encoding MKIITTLTEIAAIGQEKEAENQAFRTFLQSKDADEIDALVQELDAIVTPQIDCTACGNCCRSLMINVTAEELTRLATHLDRTEADVKGAYIETGSNDSMMIMNTIPCHFLKNNCCTIYEQRFSECREFPGLHMPKFNRRLFATLSHYGRCPIIYNVVEEMKSRLAFNQ